The Roseimicrobium gellanilyticum sequence CACACCCCGGAGTTTCTCAGGTCCGTATGGCAGACGATTTCCCTCGGCTCGGTGTGGCGCGGAGAGATTCAGGGCCGCGCCAGGGATGGCTCCGGCTTCTGGGTGGCCTCCACCATCATTCCCGTCCTTGGAGCTGACGCCAGCCCGCGGGAATACCTCGCCGTCTGCCAGGACATCACAGAGCACAAGAAGCTACACGCAGAGATGGAGGTGCGGCAGCAGTTGCAGCATCTCCTAGCGGATCTCTCCACCCAGTTTGTAGCGCTGGCGGATGATGAAGTGGACAACACCATCCTGCGTACGCTGAAGCAGATTGGAGAGTTCATGGAGCTGGATCGGGCCACACTCTGGCAGATCGAGGATGACAAAGCCGGACTGCAGCTCACCCACCACTGGCAGCGCGATGGCGTCCCTTTACCGCCGGAGCGCTTCCAGACTGAAAGCAGCGTTCCCTGGGCTCACGGGAAGCTGCTCGCCGGTGATAGCTTCCACTTTGCGAAGCTGAGCGACCTGCCTTCAGAGGCGGACAGTGATATGCAGGTGCTCCGCCACCTTGGCTCGAAGTCACTGGTATGCATTCCCCTGCTGGCCACCACACGTCCATTTGGTGCTCTCGTGTTTGCCACGGTACGGGCAGAGCGCACCTGGACGCTGGATGAAATCACCGAGCTGAAATTGGTGGCACAGATCATTGCCAACGTGGTGGGCCGCCGCCGTGCTGAGGAACGGGCGGAGCAATTGCGTGTGGAAATCGCCCACAGCGCGCGCGCTTCGATGCTCGGCGAGCTTGCGGCGGCGCTGGCGCATGAGTTGAACCAACCACTCACTGCGATCCTGAGCAATGCCCAGGCCGGGCGCAGGTTCCTTTCAGCGGGCGCTGCGGAGCCTGAGGAAGTGGGCGCGATATTGGATGACATCGTGCGCGACGGCCGGCGTGCCGGAGGTGTGGTGCACAACCTCCGTGCCATGCTGAGCAATGCCTCGCCGCCACGAGAGGATTGCAGCCTGAATGAAATCATCCATGAAGTCGCCGAGTTCCTGCACAGCGAGCTGGTGGTGCAGGGCATTGAGCTGGAGCAGCACCTGGAGCCTGACCTCCCTCCCGTGCACGCCGTGCGCGTAGAGATGCAACAGATCCTGGTGAATCTACTGGTGAACGCCGTGCAGTCCATGAGGGAGGCACCCGCCGAGCGGCGTCGCATTGACATCCGTACCCGCAAAGGCGGCACCAAAGTCACCGTGGAAGTGCGTGATCACGGCTGCGGCATCCCCATCCAGCACTTATCCTCGATCTTCCACCCCTTCGTCACCACCAAGCAGGGCGGGCTGGGCATGGGTCTCTCCATTTGCCGGCGCATGATTGAAGCCCACTCCGGCTTCATCGCGGCGTGCAATCATGAAGATGGGGGCGCGGTGCTCGCCTTTTCTCTGCCCATTGCTGACTCGTCCATACCTGTCATGACGGAATCGCGCACTTAGTGTTCCGGCGTGATGACATCGTATCCAAGGATGAAATGAAGCTGTCGACGGAGGACGGTTTTCTGGCTCCTGCAAAAGGTGCAAAGCAATCACTTGCCTCGCCATACGGCCATGTACGACCTAGGTCCGATGGTCCCGAGAGCAGAGTTATCGAAGAGTATGAGGCGTCAGACCGTC is a genomic window containing:
- a CDS encoding ATP-binding protein; amino-acid sequence: MNPAVTPKPTASSSIGDAFGSSMNDLLQVRAALDEHSMVCTTDSQGCVTYANNRFCEVTGYKREEWLGQDYRMIDPGCHTPEFLRSVWQTISLGSVWRGEIQGRARDGSGFWVASTIIPVLGADASPREYLAVCQDITEHKKLHAEMEVRQQLQHLLADLSTQFVALADDEVDNTILRTLKQIGEFMELDRATLWQIEDDKAGLQLTHHWQRDGVPLPPERFQTESSVPWAHGKLLAGDSFHFAKLSDLPSEADSDMQVLRHLGSKSLVCIPLLATTRPFGALVFATVRAERTWTLDEITELKLVAQIIANVVGRRRAEERAEQLRVEIAHSARASMLGELAAALAHELNQPLTAILSNAQAGRRFLSAGAAEPEEVGAILDDIVRDGRRAGGVVHNLRAMLSNASPPREDCSLNEIIHEVAEFLHSELVVQGIELEQHLEPDLPPVHAVRVEMQQILVNLLVNAVQSMREAPAERRRIDIRTRKGGTKVTVEVRDHGCGIPIQHLSSIFHPFVTTKQGGLGMGLSICRRMIEAHSGFIAACNHEDGGAVLAFSLPIADSSIPVMTESRT